The following DNA comes from Papaver somniferum cultivar HN1 chromosome 4, ASM357369v1, whole genome shotgun sequence.
ttttccttgtttgtGAAATTTTACAGGTTGGGTATGCAATTTATCTGAAGAAAAGGAAGGAGAAGATGGATGAATGGATGCAGCAACTACTAAAAAGTAGGTTTTTTGGTGTATGTCATGATCATAAAGATTCTAAGAAGAATGAAATAAATTTCTTCTGTATAGAATGTCATCAATGTTTATGTCAACACTGTATTTCATCTCCTTCCTCGCATTGtcttcatcaacaaactcttcaaattCGAAGATATGTCTATCAAGATGTTGTTAGAATCTCTGACATGCAGAAACATATTGATTGCTCCAAAGTTCAGGTATAATTCCTCTTTTTCTCTGTGAATTTCATGATTTCACAGTATAAAAACCCAAATTTTAGTTCTTAATTTTAGCCCCCATTTGATAATTCCTTAATTTGATTAGTAATTAACCATAATTATGCATTAATAGGCATATTAATGAATGTTTATTTTCTCTTAATGTTGAATTAAGTTTCCTAATTAATTTCAATTAGACAGTATAATTGCAAAATTTGTGTTTACTTTGGTAACATCGTTTGAGCCTTGAGGAGCTGTGATGTTTAATGAAGTGTTTTTGATTACATACAGACGTACGTATTAAACAATGCCAAAGTTATTTTCCTGAATTCTCGACCTAATGTGAAGCCCCCAAAGTTGTCTAGTGCTTATTGTAAAGTTTGCGATAGATGTTTGGCCGATAATAATCAATACTGCTCTATTGCTTGCAAGGTAAATTATGCAGTCATTTCTTAAGAACCTTATTTGATTTAGTCAAATTATACCATAAACTCCTCCCTGCTTGCTAAAATTTACTTCAACTTTGGGTTTGGATTGCAGATTTCAGTTCGTCCGGAGAAATCAAATGATGAATTCCATTGCTATTCCTACCCAGTTTCTCAATTCAATGATATACATTTGGATGAGAGTAAaagatgcagcagcagcagtggcagcGGCGAGTCTGATGATCTGAATGAGGACTCTAATGGTGATTCGGGTGAGGATTCATCTGTGACGTTTGGCAGTACAGGATCATTGAAGCCAAAGAAACAAATGCACAAGAGAAAAGGTGTCCCTCATAGAGCTCCTCTATGTTAATTCATTTTTTCCCCTTTGAATACTTTCTTCCTTGATATAGAATTATCTTCTTATTTAATATCCAGGGTATTAATTTTTTGTCATGGCAATTTTCTCTACATTGCCAGTTATGATATATATTCTCCATATTTAGGGTTTATATATCTTTTTCTAAAAATCGGCATTATCACCAAGTATAGGAGTGCATATTGAAACTATGATTCgattctattctattctatatatGTAAAGGAAATTTAGTCTTTTCTTATTTTAAATGCTTTACTGTCTTTAGTTGTCGTTCTGGGGTCTTGAAGAATTTTTATAGTTCCTATTGTGGATTGGAACAAATACACGCGGAGAAATGATGTTTTCCACCTTTTAAACCCACCTGGAGTTATCCGAGTTTTCATCCAGACACGGCTTTAAGTTGGCTGAGAAAGTCACGATGGGCATTTGCTTTAAGTTGGCTGAGAAAGTCAGGATAGGCATCTAATTCGGCTTTAAGCTTTAAGTTGGCTTGGCTGGGAAAATCTTGTTAGGACTCGAATTTGGCTTTAATTTGGTGGGGAAAGTCATGCAGAGCCTCTAATTTTGGAGGCTGTGGAATTTACCATGGTAGGTAGGTTTGTTGGACAATGTTATTTTGATCTGTGAAACAAACATATAGAATGTGCGTGTTTTAGTTGATGCGACAAAGAAGTTTTACACACTGTGGGAAGTGGTTGACAACTCGATATGAAAACTGTGAATGGCGTAGGGCCTTGGACACTAGAGTTGTCTAGTAAAGCCGCCCCTAACCTTAGTTAGCCTTTTTGGATTGATGAAATGAAATGATGGTTCGTTTAGACTGGTGAGGTTAAACTGTTCTATGGAATGTGATTAAACTGTTGGGTGACTGGTGAGGGAGAGTGTTTGAACACATGTGACTTGTCGCATGTTGCTCATTGCTTATGATGTGACTGAGTCACTGATTTTTCAGACTTAAAACCCGTTTTCTGATACCTCCTTCTCGGTTCCTTATTCCATAA
Coding sequences within:
- the LOC113273786 gene encoding uncharacterized protein LOC113273786, encoding MVGYAIYLKKRKEKMDEWMQQLLKSRFFGVCHDHKDSKKNEINFFCIECHQCLCQHCISSPSSHCLHQQTLQIRRYVYQDVVRISDMQKHIDCSKVQTYVLNNAKVIFLNSRPNVKPPKLSSAYCKVCDRCLADNNQYCSIACKISVRPEKSNDEFHCYSYPVSQFNDIHLDESKRCSSSSGSGESDDLNEDSNGDSGEDSSVTFGSTGSLKPKKQMHKRKGVPHRAPLC